The following nucleotide sequence is from Microbulbifer sp. A4B17.
ATTACCTTATTAGCGATTTCAACTGGTATTACCCCATCGCTAATTTGACTATTATGCAAGATTTGACGAATTCGTCGTATCCTAATCAAACTATTACAAGCGATCAAGCTAAATCTATGTCACAGGCCGCTTCATTCATACAGACAATTCAAGCCTACCCTGATTCTCAACTAACAGAAGATTATCAAACCGCCCTTTCCGGTATCCAAATCTCTGCGCAAACTGCAGCTGACGGAACAAACGGATCAGCTCAAAATGTTTCGAACTCAATAACAGCGAGCGTTAATAATTTTTTTAAAAGTACTGACATCTACAAAGATGTTACTCTTGCTGCTGTAACTGCCATGCAAAGCTATTATGACAAATTTCCCTTCGCCTGGGCGCAATATAGTAAAACTGCGGTGACATACTATTTGTACGGCAATGACGAAAATAAAACAACCTTCCAAGGAACTTTGGTTTTAACTCCACCTAGCACTATTGATCTCACCAAAGCGAATGGCGGCTACACCATTAAGTTTAATCCAGCCAAAGAACCAAGTGACACCACCACCGTAGACGTAGATACATCAAAGGCAGTTTCAATTACCTATTCTGATGGATTATTTATAAGTGGCACCGGTTCCGATGTACACCAAATAGTCACCCAAGGGGTATTCATGCTTAAACGCACTCTAACCAATGTATCAAGTGACACGTCGATCATACCTGTCATGACCGGTACAGTGCATGACATACAAGTTATTGGCTTTGACAACCCCCAACTGAGCAACGCCAAATCTGGCTCATCAGACGCGGAGTTTTGGAAGACATTATTTCTATCTAATATCTCCCCTAAAGTATTAAAATCCATTGAAGAGGTCAGTGGCTCATTAACGATGCTAGGGTTTACGGCCTCCCTCGCTTATAGAGTCTATCTATGGTCACTTGGAAAAGGAGAACTTAATATCCCTCTCAGTGAGGCCGAGTTCAACGCGGAGTATAAAAAATTTCAACAAGAATCCTATGATTCAGCTTCTAGTAAGATTAATGAGTTATTTGAGGGGAAAGTAGAAGTGCCAAAATCATTCCAAGAAGCTTTAGAAACAGTTCAGGGAGAATTCACTAAACTAAGCAATAATATTGATGCAGCCGAGCTTGAAGGGGCGTTTGATGCCTCACGCGAGATATTAAAAACGCTCGGCAACAATGAAATTAATATGTCACAGCAGCAAAAAGAAAGCTTACAGAGTATTGCCGAAACTCTAAAAGAATCTAGTCTCCAGTTAAACGAAGCTGTTGACAAACAAACTGAGCTTAACCAAGGAATCAAAGATGCGAAAGCTGATCTGGCAGAAATCGGCACTAACACTGGCGAACTTACGAAGGACGTTAGTGGACACCTTTCAGAACAAGAAAGTATACAAATTTCAGATAACACACAATTAATTGAAGATATCATCAAAAATATTGATGAAATATCAGAGATCAATGAGGTGGAAAGTGAATCGTCTAAGCTCGAACTTGATGAACCTATCGAACCATTGTAAATAGCACCGGTATGAGTTCGAAACGTTCTTCATTGAGCTCATTACGCTTCTTCAGGAACCAACACATACCCATAATTAACTGTAGTAGTTCAGACTTGATCTGACAGTTACCGATTTTTCAGAAAGTGTACTATCAGATCAAGTCAGTTTACAAGTTTTTCCTTCCAGGTGGCCTTTCCATCTTCAAGTGTTGCCATTGGTGTGTGGCCACAACACTTCTTACCTCCTGCATTCAACTCTGAAGTGCATCAGTTAATCACCTGGAAAAGAACGGTCAGCTGAAGGTAATATCTGCCGCTTCTTCTCCGCCAAGAGATTAAGTGATGACAGAAGGCTACAGACAGCTGACCGAAGAGCAACGATGCCAGATTTGGGCACTAAAGAAAAGTGATTGGAGCCAGAGAACAAACTGTTAGATCAAGTCTGAACCACTACATATAAAGTACCCATTTCCAGCTAAACCAAAAAAGCAAGGTATGTGTTTTAACCACTCAAGCTTGCAGCCTAATGGTGCAATTACTGTGGTCTTGTTACCCTTCCGCAATTGAGTTATTACTTTACACCTGCCTACTGTGATAAGTACTCCAATATCAATGCTTAATTAGTGCTCCCAAGCACTTTCCACTAAAACTCTACCAGGCTTTATTTCTTCCGATACTTTCTGAATCGTAAGAAGAAAATTTACTCATCAGATTTTTTTTTACATTTCCTTTATTTATAGTGCACAGTATGTATCACCTCTGTCTTGGTTTAAAAATAAAGAGTGCGACATAGGCTTCCAGAATCAAAAAAATAGCTGATACAATTACATGCCTACTACCTATGCAAAAACACGAGCACTATTCACCCCCAAAGCCCCTACACTAGACTCGAGTAATAACACGAACAATCCCCTCTACACCAATTTTGCAAGGAGTCACCCAATGTCAAAGCTGCGCTTCGGAGTAGTCGGCAGTGGCGCGATTGCCGACTTTACCTGTAAGGCAATCAGTAGAGCTCATAGTGCCTGTCTCTCATCCGTTGCCAGCAGACGATTTTCGCAAGCCAAGGAGTTTGCCCATAAGCAACAAATTCCCAATATCTACAAGGACTGGGAATCCCTGCTAGAAGCGCAAGATTCGGATGCCATTTATGTGGCGAGCCCTACCACCAGCCGTGAGGAAATCTGTCTCGCGGCACTGGCCAACCATAAGCATCTTCTCTGCGAGAAACCTTTTCTCAATGCTGCTTCGATCGACAAAATTGCCGCCCGGGCACAGTCCGAGGGATTGGCATTTATGGATGCCACACATTTCACCCACCATCCCCGCACGGCCAAAATTATTCAGCAACAAAAACAGCATCTGGGCCCAGTTAACAGAATTCACAGCGCCTTTTTTGTCTCGATGATGGACCGCAACAATATTCGTTTCGATTCACACAAAGAACCCACTGGCGCAATCGGAGATATCGGCTGGTACAACATGCGTGCAATCTTCGAATATATGCGCCCCACAGGAGCAATAAAGACAATTTCAGGAGCGATAAAGCGGGACTCACAAACAGGGACCATTATTAGCGGTGCGGGCCTAATTGAATTTGCCAGCGGACAGACTTCAACTTTTGAGTTCGGATATGACTCAGGCGTTTGGCAAATGGACCTGGACATTCTGGGAGAAAGCGGCCTGATCCAGCTAGACGACTTTGTACTCGACTGGAGAGACAGCGCTGCCTTTTACAATCCTGAATATACACCAGAATTTGTGGTTCGCCGGGGCCAGGCATCGCCAGACAAGTTCGAGCACCAACAAGTACCAATAGAGCAATCGCAAGCGGTGCAGATGATCGAAGACTTCTGCCGCTTAACGAGCCCAGATAATCAAGTTGAGCGTATCCAGGCAATCGAGAGGGCCCGAGCAACCCAGTCATTGATCGATCAATACTGCCAGGCAGTTGGCGTAGCCGTCTAGCTATCGCCACCAACGCACGGTATTGAATCAGATATGCAGGATAACGTGCCGAGCCCCGTGGTGATGGCGGTGCTCCCAAAGGTAGATCCCCTGCCAGGTACCCAGCATCAGGCGCCCCTTTTGCACTGGAATGGACAAGCTGGTCGCGGTAAGGCTGCATTTGATATGAGCCGGCATATCATCTGGCCCTTCAAGGGTATGGGTATAAAGCGAGTCATTTTCCGGCACCAGTCGATTGAGCCAGTTCTCAAGGTCACGGCGCGCACTGGGGTCAGCATTTTCCTGAATCAGTAAACTTGCAGAGGTGTGCTGTATGAAAAGTGTACAAAGGCCCTCATCGGGAGCCTGTTCACTGACCCAATCAACTACACTGCCGGTAAACTCGTGAAGCCCCTGCCCATGAACCGGAATTTTTATCTCACCTATTGCCATACGGTTTC
It contains:
- a CDS encoding secondary thiamine-phosphate synthase enzyme YjbQ, with product MAIGEIKIPVHGQGLHEFTGSVVDWVSEQAPDEGLCTLFIQHTSASLLIQENADPSARRDLENWLNRLVPENDSLYTHTLEGPDDMPAHIKCSLTATSLSIPVQKGRLMLGTWQGIYLWEHRHHHGARHVILHI
- a CDS encoding Gfo/Idh/MocA family protein produces the protein MSKLRFGVVGSGAIADFTCKAISRAHSACLSSVASRRFSQAKEFAHKQQIPNIYKDWESLLEAQDSDAIYVASPTTSREEICLAALANHKHLLCEKPFLNAASIDKIAARAQSEGLAFMDATHFTHHPRTAKIIQQQKQHLGPVNRIHSAFFVSMMDRNNIRFDSHKEPTGAIGDIGWYNMRAIFEYMRPTGAIKTISGAIKRDSQTGTIISGAGLIEFASGQTSTFEFGYDSGVWQMDLDILGESGLIQLDDFVLDWRDSAAFYNPEYTPEFVVRRGQASPDKFEHQQVPIEQSQAVQMIEDFCRLTSPDNQVERIQAIERARATQSLIDQYCQAVGVAV